In Bdellovibrio sp. GT3, one genomic interval encodes:
- a CDS encoding phosphatase PAP2 family protein: protein MAAYNLNALLNDKRKFRHHLLLVTVLALALAGSVAVLFDQSVALYFNTPEMHQFIRPLAREVTNIGLSEHYFTICILTWIFCAYVAPRFAKLKKYSASVDYFRRWGLNFLVALLVSGAMTHVVKFLVGRQRPHKSPSFDPFVFDHITTHWHWHSFSSGHSQVMFTTATMFCIAFPKYKWLWLAIAVMACATRVIIQDHFISDTIFGACVGYVGTLLALKWMQRSKNALI, encoded by the coding sequence ATGGCTGCTTACAATTTGAACGCCCTATTGAATGATAAGAGGAAATTTCGACACCACCTCCTGCTGGTCACAGTTTTGGCCCTGGCTTTGGCGGGTTCCGTGGCAGTCCTATTTGACCAGTCTGTGGCTCTATATTTCAATACTCCAGAAATGCACCAATTCATCAGACCGCTAGCCCGCGAGGTCACCAATATTGGGCTTTCTGAGCATTATTTTACTATCTGTATCCTGACCTGGATTTTTTGCGCCTATGTGGCGCCCCGATTCGCCAAACTCAAAAAGTATTCAGCATCTGTTGATTACTTCCGTCGTTGGGGTCTGAATTTTCTTGTGGCCTTGTTAGTCAGTGGCGCGATGACTCACGTCGTGAAATTCCTGGTGGGTCGCCAACGCCCTCACAAAAGCCCCTCTTTTGATCCCTTTGTTTTCGACCACATCACCACTCATTGGCACTGGCATTCATTTTCCTCAGGGCACTCGCAAGTGATGTTTACGACGGCCACAATGTTCTGTATCGCATTTCCCAAGTACAAATGGTTGTGGCTTGCAATTGCGGTGATGGCTTGTGCGACACGTGTGATTATCCAGGACCACTTTATCAGTGACACGATTTTTGGTGCTTGTGTGGGTTACGTTGGAACTTTGCTTGCACTTAAATGGATGCAAAGAAGCAAGAACGCCCTTATCTAA
- a CDS encoding NAD-dependent epimerase/dehydratase family protein, translating into MKILITGAAGYKGTQLVDLMLASGHEVFALDDFRYNQKVLQNHFKNPKLHLRKADVCDLNSYEDWLKQCDALLPLACLTGAPVCEKNPELARAINHQSIVDSLKVLSKNQMVLFPMTNSGYGVGGEAYCDENSPLTPLSHYAKLKVETEQEVLARENSLSFRFATLFGASYRMRYDLLVNDFMWKAMDSGEIHLFEGHFRRNFLHVLDGARVYLHALNNWDQMRGQIFNVGLSSANMTKLDLCSEIQKVVPHLQITANESMKDPDKRDYVVSNQKIEMTGFSCEMTLPQGLAELKKLFILGRSKEDSNQ; encoded by the coding sequence ATGAAAATCCTGATTACCGGGGCTGCCGGATACAAAGGGACTCAATTGGTGGACTTGATGCTGGCATCAGGTCACGAAGTCTTTGCTTTGGATGATTTCAGATACAACCAAAAGGTACTTCAGAATCATTTCAAGAATCCGAAACTTCATTTGCGTAAAGCGGATGTCTGCGATCTCAATTCTTACGAAGACTGGTTAAAACAGTGCGATGCCTTGCTTCCCTTGGCTTGTCTGACGGGGGCACCTGTTTGTGAAAAAAATCCGGAACTTGCCCGAGCCATCAATCATCAGTCAATCGTCGATTCACTGAAGGTGCTATCCAAGAATCAAATGGTGCTTTTTCCGATGACCAACAGTGGATACGGTGTGGGTGGCGAAGCTTATTGCGATGAAAACAGTCCACTGACTCCGCTTTCGCACTATGCAAAATTGAAAGTTGAAACTGAACAGGAAGTGCTAGCCAGGGAAAATTCTCTTTCCTTCCGCTTTGCGACCTTGTTCGGAGCCAGCTACCGCATGCGCTATGATCTTTTGGTGAATGACTTTATGTGGAAGGCTATGGACAGCGGGGAGATCCATCTTTTTGAAGGACACTTCAGAAGAAACTTTCTTCATGTGTTGGATGGCGCGCGGGTTTACCTTCATGCGCTTAATAACTGGGATCAAATGCGTGGGCAGATTTTTAACGTGGGACTTAGTTCTGCGAACATGACCAAGCTGGATCTATGTAGCGAAATCCAGAAGGTTGTTCCTCATTTGCAGATCACCGCAAATGAATCCATGAAAGACCCTGATAAGCGGGACTATGTTGTATCAAATCAGAAAATCGAAATGACCGGTTTCTCCTGCGAAATGACACTACCTCAGGGATTGGCAGAGCTAAAAAAACTCTTCATCCTTGGTAGGTCCAAAGAGGATTCCAACCAATAG
- a CDS encoding M48 family metallopeptidase has product MELFDFANWAVELHRKPFRRSLSIYLYPNRPIKVVTNKITTKQTVLDFLSTKREWIEKNFIKFEAIADLYPKKTIKAGERFPYLGRDRELKVVITLSKKAFVSVSEDQLFLHIPKAQWEANSSLEHHPKAIAELRHFYKREAVKLLSQKVSHWAEVMNLHPSELKFREQKTRWGSCSSRKAINLNWRLVVFGEEIIDYVIVHELAHLKHMDHSPKFWGVVESFIPEYARIVKTLKSSQGLTDFLSERS; this is encoded by the coding sequence GTGGAATTATTTGATTTTGCAAACTGGGCGGTGGAATTGCACCGTAAGCCTTTTCGCAGGTCGCTGTCGATTTACCTGTATCCCAATCGTCCCATTAAAGTGGTGACTAACAAAATCACCACCAAGCAAACCGTCCTGGATTTTCTGTCCACAAAGCGTGAATGGATTGAAAAGAACTTTATTAAGTTTGAAGCGATCGCGGATCTTTATCCAAAGAAAACCATCAAAGCCGGGGAGAGGTTTCCCTATCTGGGGCGCGACCGCGAACTGAAGGTCGTCATCACACTCTCCAAAAAAGCCTTTGTATCGGTCAGTGAGGATCAGTTATTCCTGCATATTCCGAAAGCTCAGTGGGAGGCTAATTCCTCTTTAGAGCATCATCCGAAAGCCATTGCCGAGCTGAGACACTTTTATAAACGTGAAGCCGTAAAGCTTCTGTCGCAAAAGGTAAGTCATTGGGCGGAAGTGATGAACCTTCATCCTTCGGAATTGAAATTCCGAGAACAGAAAACCCGCTGGGGGAGTTGCTCTTCCAGAAAGGCGATCAATTTAAACTGGCGTCTGGTGGTTTTTGGTGAGGAGATTATCGACTATGTGATCGTGCACGAGTTGGCACATTTAAAACACATGGATCATTCACCGAAATTCTGGGGCGTGGTGGAATCGTTTATTCCTGAGTATGCGCGCATCGTAAAGACCCTGAAATCATCCCAGGGCCTTACTGACTTTTTATCTGAACGTTCTTAG
- a CDS encoding B12-binding domain-containing radical SAM protein, with product MDILFLNPPISEHVYQNLSGGVATLELPVWMGMLTASMKSMGHSADQIDCAAEALQTSQTYDRITQLNPKLVCIVVYGQHPSASTQAMFGASYLCTELKKLNPQLKVIMLGGHISALPLRTMQDEVCDFVCEGEGPRTLDALLQTDLETISYLRKVPGLWFRDDGRIEHNPTAPLIEQKLLGSVFPEVDLQSLPMGNYKAPNWHCFDHIDQRQPYATVYTSLGCPFKCSFCCISAPFGKQGTFRYWDPEFIIKQFDVYASLGVKNIKIADEMFVLKEEHFLRIAELLIERKYNFNIWVFGRIDTIKPHHVDKLKAAGINWIVLGIEAFDQKVRTGVNKGRYTEEDIFEKTKMLKDGGIHVHGNFVFGLPDDTLETMQRSLDLAVELNLETANFYSAMAYPGSELYREAVRNNTELPETWLGYSQHSYDCKPLPTKYISSSEVLTFRDQAWSIYHNSPSYLNLIKTKFGQKTYDYIVNLKKINLSRKYSVDKVLAKASYE from the coding sequence GTGGACATACTTTTTCTAAATCCCCCAATATCTGAACACGTCTACCAGAATTTGAGTGGTGGCGTTGCCACACTGGAGCTTCCGGTATGGATGGGGATGCTGACGGCTTCCATGAAAAGCATGGGGCACTCCGCTGATCAGATTGATTGTGCGGCCGAGGCGCTGCAGACCTCGCAAACCTACGATCGAATCACTCAGCTAAATCCCAAACTGGTCTGTATCGTGGTTTATGGACAGCATCCATCTGCTTCGACCCAGGCGATGTTTGGGGCAAGTTATCTGTGTACGGAACTAAAGAAACTGAATCCTCAACTAAAAGTCATCATGTTGGGTGGTCATATCTCAGCCCTTCCACTGCGTACCATGCAGGATGAGGTATGTGATTTTGTTTGCGAGGGCGAAGGACCAAGAACACTGGATGCTCTTTTGCAAACGGACTTGGAGACTATTTCTTACTTAAGAAAAGTTCCTGGTTTGTGGTTTCGCGATGACGGGCGAATCGAGCACAATCCCACGGCTCCACTGATTGAGCAAAAACTATTGGGCAGTGTATTTCCAGAAGTTGATTTGCAGTCTTTGCCGATGGGAAATTACAAAGCACCGAACTGGCATTGTTTTGATCATATCGATCAACGCCAGCCCTATGCCACGGTTTACACTAGCCTGGGCTGCCCATTCAAATGCAGCTTTTGTTGCATCAGTGCTCCGTTCGGCAAACAGGGAACATTTCGCTATTGGGATCCAGAGTTTATCATAAAGCAATTTGATGTTTACGCCTCATTGGGAGTTAAAAACATCAAGATCGCTGACGAGATGTTTGTTCTAAAAGAAGAGCACTTTCTTAGGATTGCCGAGCTATTGATTGAGCGAAAGTACAACTTCAATATCTGGGTGTTCGGGCGCATTGATACAATCAAACCTCATCACGTCGATAAGTTAAAAGCCGCTGGAATCAATTGGATTGTGCTGGGGATAGAAGCTTTTGATCAAAAAGTCAGAACCGGTGTGAATAAAGGCCGCTATACCGAAGAGGATATCTTCGAAAAAACCAAGATGCTTAAAGATGGCGGCATTCACGTTCATGGTAACTTCGTCTTTGGCTTACCGGACGATACGTTGGAAACCATGCAAAGAAGTTTGGATTTGGCGGTTGAGCTGAATCTTGAAACTGCCAATTTCTATTCTGCCATGGCATATCCAGGTTCAGAGCTTTATCGTGAGGCGGTTCGTAATAATACGGAACTTCCGGAGACGTGGTTGGGCTACAGTCAGCATTCCTATGATTGCAAGCCACTCCCGACAAAGTATATCAGTTCTTCGGAAGTGCTGACGTTCCGCGATCAGGCCTGGAGCATTTATCACAACAGCCCCTCTTATCTGAATCTGATCAAAACGAAATTTGGTCAGAAGACCTATGACTACATTGTAAATTTGAAAAAGATAAACCTAAGTCGCAAATACTCTGTCGATAAAGTTCTGGCGAAGGCCTCATATGAATAA
- a CDS encoding NADP-dependent isocitrate dehydrogenase, producing MKKIKVANPVVELDGDEMTRIIWKFIKEQLILPYLDIDIKYYDLGMEHRDATNDQVTVDAAEAIKKYNVGIKCATITPDEARVTEFKLKQMWKSPNGTIRNILDGTVFREPIICKNVPRLVPNWTAPICIGRHAFGDQYRATDFVTKGKGKLTVTFQPENGGETITHEVYNFKGDGVALTMYNTDESITGFARSCFNQALTKKWPLYLSTKNTILKKYDGRFKDIFEDIYQKEFKAKFDAAGITYEHRLIDDMVASALKWNGNFVWACKNYDGDVQSDTVAQGFGSLGLMTSVLVTPDGKTMESEAAHGTVTRHYRQHQQGKPTSTNPIASIFAWTRGLEHRGNLDNNPELVKFAQTLEKVCVATVEAGHMTKDLAVCIYGDKVPADKYMNTEPFLAKLDENLKKALSM from the coding sequence ATGAAAAAAATCAAAGTTGCAAATCCCGTCGTTGAACTAGACGGCGACGAAATGACAAGAATCATCTGGAAATTCATCAAGGAACAATTGATCCTTCCTTACCTTGATATCGACATTAAGTACTACGACTTGGGCATGGAACATCGTGATGCTACTAACGACCAAGTAACTGTTGACGCTGCTGAAGCGATCAAAAAATACAACGTTGGTATCAAATGCGCGACAATCACTCCTGACGAAGCTCGCGTTACTGAATTCAAATTGAAACAAATGTGGAAGTCACCAAACGGCACAATCCGTAACATCCTGGATGGTACTGTTTTCCGTGAACCAATCATCTGCAAAAACGTTCCACGCTTGGTTCCTAACTGGACAGCACCAATCTGTATCGGCCGTCACGCATTCGGCGACCAATACCGTGCAACAGATTTCGTGACTAAAGGTAAAGGTAAATTGACTGTTACTTTCCAACCTGAAAACGGTGGCGAAACGATCACTCACGAAGTTTATAACTTCAAAGGTGATGGCGTTGCTTTGACTATGTACAACACTGATGAATCCATCACTGGCTTTGCTCGTTCTTGCTTCAACCAAGCATTGACGAAAAAATGGCCTTTGTACCTTTCCACTAAAAACACGATCCTGAAAAAGTACGATGGCCGTTTCAAAGACATCTTTGAAGACATCTACCAAAAAGAATTCAAAGCGAAGTTCGATGCAGCTGGCATCACTTACGAACATCGCCTGATCGACGACATGGTTGCTTCTGCTCTTAAATGGAATGGTAACTTCGTATGGGCTTGTAAGAACTACGATGGCGACGTTCAATCAGACACAGTTGCACAAGGTTTCGGTTCTCTTGGTTTGATGACTTCAGTTCTTGTTACACCAGATGGTAAAACAATGGAATCTGAGGCAGCTCACGGAACTGTGACTCGTCACTACCGTCAGCACCAACAAGGTAAACCAACTTCTACAAATCCAATCGCTTCTATCTTTGCTTGGACTCGTGGTCTTGAGCACCGTGGTAACTTGGATAACAACCCTGAGTTGGTTAAGTTCGCTCAAACTTTGGAAAAAGTTTGCGTAGCTACTGTTGAAGCGGGCCACATGACTAAGGACCTTGCAGTTTGCATCTATGGCGACAAAGTTCCTGCAGACAAATACATGAACACCGAGCCGTTCTTGGCAAAACTTGATGAGAACTTGAAAAAAGCTCTTTCAATGTAA
- a CDS encoding transketolase family protein, whose translation MSHTELSQRDALLSEIYERGKIDRDVVVISADMGAPALDLIRRNLPGQFYNVGIAEQNAILVASGLALEGKKPFAFAIASFITINCLEKIRVQMSIMKLPVQIIAVGGGFSYADSGPTHHGIEDVAVMRAFPNIEILNISSAENAELAAKYVLDHPKTPRYIRMDREVLAHVAGESAMNFAQGFRYLSKGASKKALLVTGNLVAKSPEIISKNPDLNVIEVARLDFVHEKLIQELKTFTHVICLEEHFKNGGLGTLVAETVVDHDLKCSVKRMALNMNGGYTYQYGGREVLRKDLGLDVSELFESAVTA comes from the coding sequence ATGTCACACACAGAACTTTCCCAGCGTGATGCTCTATTGTCTGAAATCTATGAGCGCGGAAAAATCGATCGCGACGTCGTGGTTATTTCTGCTGATATGGGTGCGCCGGCTTTGGACCTGATTCGTCGCAACCTGCCGGGGCAGTTCTACAACGTGGGCATTGCTGAACAAAATGCGATTCTTGTGGCTTCGGGATTGGCCTTGGAAGGCAAAAAGCCATTTGCGTTTGCGATTGCCTCCTTTATCACGATTAACTGTCTGGAAAAAATCCGTGTGCAAATGTCCATCATGAAGTTGCCGGTGCAGATCATCGCCGTCGGCGGGGGATTCAGTTATGCTGACTCCGGCCCCACTCATCATGGGATTGAAGATGTGGCAGTTATGCGTGCCTTCCCCAATATCGAGATCTTGAATATCTCCAGTGCGGAAAATGCAGAGCTAGCCGCGAAGTATGTTTTGGATCATCCAAAAACTCCGCGATACATTCGCATGGATCGCGAGGTACTTGCGCACGTTGCAGGTGAATCCGCAATGAATTTTGCCCAGGGCTTTAGATACTTAAGCAAAGGCGCAAGCAAGAAGGCGCTTCTGGTGACAGGCAATCTGGTGGCTAAATCCCCGGAGATCATCAGCAAGAATCCTGATCTTAATGTGATCGAAGTGGCCAGATTGGATTTCGTACACGAAAAGCTTATTCAAGAACTTAAAACATTCACTCATGTAATCTGCCTAGAAGAGCACTTTAAAAATGGTGGTCTGGGGACCTTGGTGGCTGAAACCGTCGTCGATCATGATTTAAAATGCTCAGTAAAACGTATGGCGTTGAATATGAACGGTGGATACACCTACCAGTACGGCGGCAGGGAAGTTCTGCGCAAAGACCTGGGTTTGGATGTGTCTGAACTGTTTGAATCTGCAGTGACGGCATGA
- a CDS encoding VOC family protein — protein sequence METNEIYRGRLIDHLQLVVRDLEATKKFYLPLFETLQIPLGGEGPDFIWVDELFISTKSSQAAAGELTGRTHLAFQAKDRTMVDKFYEVALKSGGKDNGKPGERPYHPGYYAAFVIDPDGNNIEAVFHGPAKKNADAIKITF from the coding sequence ATGGAAACAAATGAGATTTATCGCGGTCGTTTGATCGATCACCTTCAGCTGGTTGTTCGTGATCTTGAGGCCACGAAGAAGTTCTATCTTCCGCTCTTTGAAACTTTGCAAATTCCATTGGGCGGCGAAGGCCCGGATTTCATTTGGGTCGATGAGCTTTTCATTTCCACAAAATCCAGCCAGGCAGCAGCTGGGGAGCTAACGGGCCGCACGCATTTAGCCTTTCAGGCAAAAGACCGCACGATGGTTGATAAATTCTATGAAGTCGCTTTGAAGTCGGGTGGAAAAGATAACGGTAAACCCGGGGAGCGCCCCTATCATCCAGGTTATTACGCCGCATTTGTGATTGATCCGGATGGCAACAATATCGAGGCCGTCTTTCACGGACCTGCGAAAAAGAATGCTGATGCGATTAAGATTACCTTCTAA
- a CDS encoding transketolase yields MMNVEELNKLAHETRTEVLEMCIKAGTGHVTSSMSSVEVLISLYFGGLVNVKPEEPKWPGRDRVIISKGQCSPLIYSILSRKGFFPKDWLNGFAQKGGHFGVHLQNSVPGVELTTGALGHGLGVAAGVALAAKMNRDLHMVYCLLGDGELYEGSIWESAMFAAHNQLNNLVVIVDRNFLATTDFTENMLALEPLDKKFESFGFNVVTVNGHDIESLVQSMSGLRNRKYRQPTVIIAETTKGAGIPSLSHNPVMHGVPPKGTQEINQARKDLAKGSR; encoded by the coding sequence ATGATGAACGTTGAAGAATTAAACAAACTTGCGCACGAAACGCGCACCGAAGTTTTGGAAATGTGTATTAAGGCCGGCACGGGACATGTGACTTCCTCAATGTCTTCGGTGGAAGTGCTGATCAGTCTCTACTTTGGTGGACTGGTGAACGTAAAGCCTGAAGAGCCGAAATGGCCGGGCCGTGATCGCGTGATCATCAGCAAAGGACAATGCAGTCCTCTTATTTACAGTATTCTTTCCAGAAAAGGATTTTTCCCCAAAGACTGGCTAAATGGCTTTGCCCAAAAAGGTGGTCATTTCGGTGTTCACTTGCAAAACAGTGTTCCCGGCGTCGAGCTGACAACGGGGGCCTTGGGGCACGGACTTGGCGTGGCCGCCGGAGTGGCATTGGCTGCAAAAATGAATCGGGACCTGCACATGGTTTATTGTCTGTTGGGGGATGGTGAATTGTATGAGGGTTCGATCTGGGAGTCGGCGATGTTTGCGGCTCACAATCAGCTGAACAATCTGGTCGTGATTGTGGACAGGAATTTTTTGGCAACCACGGATTTCACTGAAAATATGCTGGCACTTGAGCCTTTGGATAAAAAGTTTGAATCCTTTGGCTTTAATGTAGTCACAGTAAATGGTCATGACATTGAGTCACTGGTGCAAAGCATGTCAGGACTTCGCAATCGTAAATATCGACAACCCACGGTGATTATCGCAGAAACTACAAAAGGCGCCGGTATTCCATCCCTTTCCCATAATCCGGTCATGCATGGTGTTCCGCCAAAAGGAACTCAGGAAATCAACCAAGCCCGCAAGGATTTGGCGAAAGGATCCAGATAA
- a CDS encoding DegT/DnrJ/EryC1/StrS family aminotransferase — protein MNNIRWPLIQNNITDADKTALVKHIMTSDRFTQGEKVKLFEKSWSQWLGVKHSIFVSSGSAANFLTMSALRDTVGLGEVILPPLTWVSDVVSVIENGFTPVFVDINPNTLALDFESVKKAITSKTKAVFLTHVLGLNGVSKSLLDLLKSKNIPLIEDACESHGAVFGKKKVGSIGFASNFSFYYGHHMTTIEGGMVSTNDSKFAQLIRIKRGHGLLRESTAPQELQEYLGNSKDVYKEFDFPVVGYNFRNNELGAVLGLSQLKRLDKNNSQRNLRLQRFLSNLNKQIYFVDYSIKGSSSYALLLQLRSEHAHLKPQVEKVLLNLGVEYRRGMSGGGNQLRQGFLKTRGIDVNPALYTNTEQIHHNGFYLGNFPGLPLKWIDELCKALIEVGR, from the coding sequence ATGAATAACATTCGTTGGCCCTTGATTCAAAACAATATCACCGACGCTGATAAAACCGCTCTGGTGAAACACATCATGACTTCGGATCGGTTTACCCAAGGTGAAAAAGTAAAGCTTTTTGAAAAGTCATGGTCGCAGTGGTTGGGTGTAAAGCACAGTATCTTTGTCAGCTCCGGATCTGCTGCGAACTTTCTAACAATGTCTGCGCTGCGCGACACCGTGGGCTTGGGTGAGGTGATTCTTCCGCCTTTGACTTGGGTGTCTGATGTGGTCTCGGTAATTGAAAATGGTTTCACGCCTGTATTTGTGGATATCAATCCAAACACCCTGGCTTTGGATTTTGAGAGCGTAAAGAAAGCAATCACCTCCAAAACGAAAGCAGTTTTTCTGACACACGTTCTGGGGTTGAATGGGGTGAGTAAAAGTCTTTTGGATTTGCTTAAAAGCAAAAATATTCCGCTTATCGAGGATGCCTGTGAATCCCATGGCGCTGTTTTTGGTAAGAAGAAAGTCGGCAGCATTGGATTTGCCTCGAATTTCTCCTTTTACTATGGCCATCACATGACCACCATTGAAGGTGGAATGGTATCCACCAATGATTCCAAGTTTGCGCAGTTGATTCGTATTAAGCGGGGGCATGGGCTTCTTCGCGAGTCGACGGCTCCCCAGGAATTGCAGGAATATCTTGGGAACTCAAAAGACGTTTACAAGGAATTTGATTTTCCGGTTGTAGGTTACAACTTTCGCAACAACGAACTTGGTGCGGTTTTGGGATTAAGCCAGTTAAAGCGTCTGGATAAGAACAACTCCCAAAGAAACCTAAGACTGCAAAGATTTCTGAGTAACCTGAATAAGCAGATTTACTTCGTTGACTACTCAATTAAAGGCAGCTCCAGCTACGCACTTCTTTTGCAATTGCGCTCAGAGCACGCACATCTAAAACCTCAGGTGGAAAAGGTCTTGCTAAACCTTGGGGTGGAGTATCGCCGTGGAATGTCGGGCGGTGGCAACCAACTTCGTCAGGGTTTTTTAAAAACCCGCGGCATTGATGTGAATCCGGCACTTTATACAAACACTGAACAAATTCACCACAATGGTTTCTATCTGGGAAACTTCCCAGGTCTACCGTTAAAATGGATCGACGAGCTATGTAAAGCTCTTATTGAGGTCGGCAGATGA
- a CDS encoding serine/threonine protein kinase, with amino-acid sequence MENDLSPKKWQSKSMDKNSSFYNLDPDKVLQAADNAGFYPTGEFTQLNSYENRVFDIKLEEPVEPNSQSKNVIAKFYRPNRWSKEAILEEHEFLLSLRNEGIPAVAPLFQGHDSTVSEVDGMYVSFFPKVLGRMPQEFLGDDYRKVGRLMAHVHNVGARKKAPHRPTLDTSYYGGWDTLDNLQDWVTPELRSRYNVAAEDILYAIDDNFDPSEFIRIHGDCHKGNLLNNGTQFFLVDFDDFVNGPVVQDFWMLLSGDQDSFGEEKDLIISGYEELREFPEHQWSWIPMLRGLRIISYAGWIAKRWEDPSFPRLFPEFNTYRYWAEEVEALEKIAWSINPA; translated from the coding sequence ATGGAGAATGACTTAAGCCCCAAGAAGTGGCAATCTAAATCCATGGACAAGAATTCCTCTTTTTATAATTTAGATCCCGACAAAGTACTGCAAGCAGCGGATAATGCAGGCTTTTACCCAACCGGGGAATTCACGCAACTGAACTCCTATGAGAACCGCGTCTTTGATATCAAATTGGAAGAACCAGTTGAGCCAAACTCACAAAGCAAGAACGTCATCGCCAAATTTTACCGCCCCAATCGCTGGAGCAAAGAGGCGATTTTAGAAGAGCACGAGTTTCTGCTTTCCTTAAGAAATGAAGGCATTCCCGCTGTGGCACCTTTGTTTCAAGGACATGATTCCACGGTTTCTGAAGTTGACGGCATGTATGTTTCATTCTTCCCGAAAGTTTTGGGGCGCATGCCTCAGGAATTTTTAGGGGATGACTACCGCAAAGTAGGCCGCCTGATGGCGCATGTTCATAATGTGGGTGCGCGCAAGAAAGCGCCACATCGTCCGACTTTGGATACAAGTTACTACGGCGGCTGGGATACTTTGGACAATCTTCAGGACTGGGTCACGCCGGAATTACGCTCCCGCTATAATGTTGCTGCCGAAGACATTCTTTACGCCATCGACGATAACTTTGACCCGTCAGAATTCATTCGTATTCACGGCGATTGCCACAAGGGGAATTTACTAAATAACGGCACACAGTTTTTCCTGGTGGATTTTGACGATTTCGTCAATGGCCCGGTGGTGCAGGATTTCTGGATGTTGCTTTCAGGCGATCAGGATTCCTTCGGTGAAGAAAAAGATCTGATCATCTCTGGTTATGAGGAGCTTCGTGAATTCCCGGAGCATCAGTGGTCATGGATTCCAATGTTGCGTGGACTGCGAATCATCTCTTATGCCGGATGGATCGCCAAACGCTGGGAGGATCCAAGTTTCCCACGGTTGTTCCCTGAGTTTAACACCTACCGCTATTGGGCGGAGGAAGTTGAAGCGCTTGAGAAAATCGCGTGGTCCATTAATCCCGCCTAA
- a CDS encoding glycosyltransferase, translating into MLLSVVLTNLNEGATIQEFIARCGSALDKLKQDFDIDGEMIFVDDHSRDFSPNLIKESIKSDKRIRILQMTRQMGRDICFFAGLKVAKGDLVVTMDSDLQDPPELFADLVKLWQSTDADVVNTHMVERHGETLYKRIMLKLSYRILAASYPFKYSIDCGNFKLLTRRAVNEILRSGEVDPYFRAYTDWVGLKQAYLPFKRQPRFAGETNFSLGRTRSYLEFFRAWTHFSYFPLHLPFFVGVIFFIGTLIGVWSMAGSFNQNTLLLTVVSFGFSGLFFIVWLFGFYLRQVHTATRNRPHYIVNEAVNLDH; encoded by the coding sequence ATGCTTCTATCAGTAGTACTTACGAATTTAAATGAAGGCGCCACAATTCAAGAGTTCATTGCTCGCTGTGGATCTGCTTTGGATAAATTGAAACAGGATTTTGATATCGACGGAGAAATGATCTTTGTCGACGACCATTCCCGGGACTTTTCGCCAAATTTGATCAAAGAGTCTATAAAATCTGATAAGCGAATTCGGATCCTGCAGATGACCCGCCAAATGGGACGGGATATCTGTTTTTTTGCCGGACTGAAGGTTGCCAAGGGTGATCTGGTGGTTACGATGGATTCCGATCTTCAGGACCCACCCGAACTCTTTGCCGATTTGGTCAAGTTGTGGCAATCCACTGATGCTGACGTGGTGAATACCCATATGGTCGAACGTCACGGTGAGACTTTGTATAAAAGAATCATGCTGAAACTGTCCTATAGAATTCTGGCCGCTTCATATCCATTTAAGTATTCAATCGATTGTGGAAATTTTAAGCTTCTTACTCGTCGGGCTGTAAATGAGATTTTACGCTCTGGAGAGGTGGATCCGTATTTCCGTGCATACACTGATTGGGTTGGTTTGAAGCAGGCTTATTTGCCGTTTAAGCGACAGCCACGTTTTGCGGGTGAAACGAATTTTTCATTGGGTCGCACAAGAAGCTATCTTGAATTTTTCAGGGCATGGACTCACTTCTCGTACTTTCCATTGCATCTGCCCTTCTTCGTGGGCGTGATTTTTTTCATTGGTACTCTAATTGGTGTATGGTCGATGGCAGGTTCTTTTAACCAGAATACTTTGCTTTTGACGGTTGTGAGCTTTGGTTTCTCAGGGCTTTTCTTTATCGTATGGCTTTTTGGTTTTTATCTTCGTCAAGTACATACAGCCACTCGCAATAGGCCTCACTATATCGTTAATGAAGCCGTAAACCTGGATCATTAA